A window of Microbacterium sp. BK668 genomic DNA:
TGGAACTGCTCTCGATGGGCATCTACCCCGTACAGGCCATCCGCCGCGCACTTCGGAACGAGCACGTCGACGACCACCAGCTCGAGATCGCTGAGCTTGTCGAGACGAACGGGATCGGTATCCCCGTGGAGGGCCCTGGTCTCACCGAAGAAGTCATCAGGTACGCTGCGGGTCGACGCATCGTCGACGGTCGGCTCGCGAAGGTCGAGACCGTCTGATGCCCGCCGAAAGGGACGTCTTCGCCGTCGGGCGCGGCCAGTACGAGAACATCGGCGACATCATTCTGCGGCGCCCGCTCTTGAGATGGGCACGCGAAGGAGGTCGACTTCACGTGTATGTCGGTCGTTCGCCCGCAGGTTACGACGATGGCCTCGGGGTCGGCGGGGCCGATGTCGTCTACCGATCGCTGAGCAAGTGGTATCTCGCCCTGCTCGCCTCAGCGCTGCGAGGTCGCGCCAGCACCATCTACAAGCCCGGCGAGATCCAGCTGACGCTCATCGGAATGAAGGAGCACGTCGTGATGCTCCCGGCTGCGGCCCTCGTTCGGCTCCGCGGAGGGACTGTGAGCCGCATCGGCGTCGGCGCACGCAACTTCGCTCCGCTCCCCCGCGCGATCATGTGGCCCTCGAACGCGCTGGCATCCTATTCGCGGTGGCGTGACGATCGCACAGCCGCTTACTTCGGCGGTGAGGCCATGCCCGACCTCGGGTTCGCCGAAGGCATGCCGGATGAAGAGCTCCGCGAGGCGATCATCGAGGCCCCACGCGCTCGAGACGTCATGGTGATCTCACTTCGAGACGACACCGAGGTCGCCCCGCGGCCCTACCCTTCGAAGGCGTGGCTCGACGGGGTCAGCGATTTCGCCCGGTCCGAGGGGCTCACTCTCTGGGTCGTCACCCAGGTCTCGGTCGACGACGACCGCTCTCGTCGGCTTGCGGTCGACCTCGGCGCCCAGCTGCTCGGGTGGGACGAGCTCGCCGACCATGGCCCTCAGGAAGCGCGCTTGCGCGCGCTCTACCGACGCACTCGAGTCGCAGCGAGTGACCGTCTGCACGTCATCATCGCGGCGTTCACGGAAGGCGCGGCTCCCGTCGGCCTGCAACTCGACGACTCCGATAAGGTCTCACGGCACTTCTCCACGATCGGCATCGAGGATGTCTCCATCAATACGACCGGTATGCCGGCCGGCGACCTCGCGGAATCTCTCTCGCGGATCGCCGGCAAACGACGAGAGATGCTCGAGAAGCTGCTGGTGGCTCGTGCGCGGCTGGCGAGCGTGCGCGCAGACCTCTCGCAGCTGCTCACCGGAGCGGCTTCGGTCCCCGAGGAGGCTCCGGTTGGCTGACCTTCGCCCCATCGTCTATCACGTCGGGCGAGCCGGAGACGTGCCCGGCGGAATGACGCAGGTGGTGAACGCCTACCTGGCGTGGCGCTTCGACGAGTGCGACGTGAAGGTCATCGAGTCCCGCGGCAACCCCGGGGATCACCTGACTGCCGCGAAGCTGTTCGCGCGCGCGCTGCGAACCGTCCGGACGATCGCCAGAAGCAAGCAGCCCGCTGTCATCGTCGTTCACCTGAGCGAGCGAGGATCCTTCGTCCGCGAAGGCTGGATCGCCCGCTACGCACATCACCTCGGACTGCCCGTCATCGCCCACATGCACGGTGCGGACTTCGCCGCCTTCGAAGCCGAGAACTCCGCACTCGTCGGTAGAGTCCTGGCAGCCTCCGATCGCGTCATCAGCCTCAGCGATGAGACGAGTGCGATCTGTGCCGCGCACATCGGCGCCGACCGCGTTGCCCTCGTCCCCAATGCGATCCCCGTCGGCACACCTGTCGAGAAGGAGAGGCTCGTGGTCTTCGGCGGTGTGGTGTCACATCGCAAGGGCATCGACGTGCTGCAATCGGCGTGGCGTGCTGCGCAACCGACGGAGCCTTGGCGCCTCGTCGTGGCGGGCCCGATCCGGGACGATCGACTCGTGGATCCCGATCTGCCGCGCGCGGACTTCGCGGGCAGCCTGGATCACGACTCCCTCATGGACCTCCTCGACCGCGCCGCGGTTTCCGTCCTGCCCTCTCGCGACGAGGCGATGCCCATGTTCATCCTCGAGTCCATGGCGCGACGCGCCGCCGTCATCTCGACGAGAGTCGGAGGCATCCCGGACGTCCTCGCCGACGACTGCGGAATCCTGATCGACCCCGGCGATGCGGATGCGCTCACCGCCGCGCTGGTGACCATGATGGCGGACGACGATGCGCGCGAGGCGATTGCAGACGCCGGCTTCGCGAGGTTCGAGGCACGATACTCTGCGAGTTCGGTCTTCCCGCGGGTCGAGCGGATCTGGCTCGATCCGCTCGGTCGCACCGGCCCGGACGGGTCCGGCGTCACCGGAAACGATTCGAAAACCACGAAACAACCAGTGTCGACAGCTGGGAAGGGTGCTACCAAATGAGACTCTCTGTCATCGGCTGCGGATATCTGGGCGCCGTACACGCGGCTGCCATGGCGTCGATCGGCCACGAAGTGGTCGGGATCGACGTGGACGAGCGGAAGATCGAGACGCTGTCGAAGGGCCTGGCGCCCTTCTTCGAGCCCGGCCTTCAGGAGATCCTCGAGGAGGGCATCGCCTCGGGACGCCTGAGCTTCACCACGGACATGGCTGCAGCCGCCGGAGCCAAGGTGCACTTCGTGGGCGTCGGCACCCCTCAGCGCAAGGATGGATATGCAGCCGACCTCACGTACGTGAACGCCGCCATCGACGGCCTGCTGCCCTACCTGAGCCCGGGAGACATCGTCGCCGGCAAATCCACCGTCCCTGTGGGCACGGCCGCGACGCTTGCCGAGCGCGTCTCGCCGACGGGGGCCACACTCGTCTGGAATCCCGAATTCCTCCGCGAGGGATTCGCGGTGCAGGACACGGTGGACCCCGACCGCCTCGTGGCCGGTGTCCCCGCAGGGGTCGAGGGGGAGACCGCCGCAGACGTGCTTCGCGAGGTCTACCACCCCTCGGTCGCGAAGGACACGCCGTTCATCGTCACCGACTACGCGACGGCCGAGCTGGTCAAGGTCTCAGCCAACGCGTTCCTGGCGACGAAGATCTCGTTCATCAACGCAATGGCCGAGATCGCCGAGGTGACGGGTGCAGACGTCACTCAGCTCGCGGACGCCATCGGCCATGACGCGCGCATCGGCCGCCGTTTCCTGGGAGCAGGCATCGGATTCGGCGGCGGGTGCCTGCCCAAGGACATCCGCGCGTTCTCGGCGCGTGCCGAAGAACTCGGCCGCGGAGAGTCGGTCAACTTCCTTCGAGAGGTCGACGCCATCAACCTGCGTCGGCGCGATCGCGCCGTCGATCTTGTCGTCGAAGCACTCGGGGGAACGGTCTTCGAGAAGAAGGTCGCCGTCCTCGGCGCCGCGTTCAAGCCGCACAGCGACGACATCCGAGACTCCCCCGCGCTCGATGTGGCCGTGCGCCTGAAGGGGCTGGGCGCGGACGTCGTCGTCACGGACCCCGCCGCGATCGAGAACGCGAAGCGCGTGCACCCGCAGCTCACCTACGACGAGGACCTCGACGGTACTCTGCGCGGTGCGGATGCAGTCATCGTCGTGACCGAGTGGGATGACTGGCGCCGCAACCTCGATCCGAAGCACGCCGCCTCGCTCGTGTCCCGCGCGATCGTGGTCGACGGCCGCAACTGCCTCGATGCGGCCTCATGGCGCGCTGCGGGCTGGACGTACTACGGCATGGGACGTCCCTAGAAGCCCCTCCACAGCGGACGAACCACCATGCCCAGTGCCGGCGTCACGGCCGGGAAGTTCCACATTCCGTCACTGAACGGGATGCGGGCGCTCGCGATAACCCTCGTGGTCTGGGGCCATGCGGAGTTGCCGCTCCGTCTGATCCGGGAGTCGACCGGTGTCACGATCTTCTTCTTCTTGAGCGGCTACCTGATCACGACGCTCCTGCGCCGCGAGTATGACGCCCGTGATCGCGTGTCGGTCGCGGATTTCTACCTCCGTCGGGTGTTCCGTATCTTCCCACCGCTCTATGTCGTCCTGATCTGTGCCGTCGTCCTCTCCCTGGCGAACGCGATCCCGAACGAGATGACCCCGCTGGGCGTCTTCGCCTCCTTCTCGTTCTGGGCGAACTACTACATCATCTGGGAAGGCCGGGACGGCCTTCCCGGCGGGATGAACGCGCTGTGGTCGCTCGCCGTGGAAGAGCACTTCTACCTCGTGTTCCCCCTCCTCTACATCGCTCTGAGACGCTGGGTGCCGACGCGGTGGGTGCAGGCGGTCATCCTGGGAGGCCTGTGCGTGGCGATCATGGTGTGGCGTACCTACCTCTTCAGCAGCGGGGCGAGCTACGACCGCATCTATCTGGCGACCGACACGAGGGCGGACGCCATTCTGTGGGGATCGGTCTTCGCCGTCGTGCTGAACCCGGTGTACGGCGAGGTGCAAGCGCCTCGGCGGAAGTGGCTGCTCACACCGGTGCTCCTGGCGGGAGCGGGCGTCGTGTACGCGGTGAGTCGGTGGCCGAACGAGTGGGGGATGACGATCGGATACACGGTGCAGAGTGTTGCACTGGCGGCGGTCTTCATCCCCGTCATCCTGATCCCCGGGTCGGTGGTCGGGCGCGTACTCAACTGGAGGGCGGTGGCGTGGGTCGGCATCGTGTCGTACTCGATCTACCTCCTTCACCGTCCCGTCCTGATCCTCACCGAGACCTACATCGGCCAACCGGAGCTCGTAGCCGCAACGGTGGGCGTTGCCGCGACCGTTCTCGCGTCGTGGGCGATGCTGGTATACGTCGAGCGTCCCTTCGCACGTCTTCGTCAGCGAGTGAATCGGGCAGGAGAGACGGAGAACGTCGCACGGACGTGAAAGGCAGACGCTCGGGGGGCGGACCCACGGCAGGACCTCGAGCGGAATGGCCGCGATCCTCTACGGCACCGGCGCAACCGATCCGTCCTATCACTAGGCGCGTGAGCAAGAACGGTGCATGCTGGTCGAAGAAGGAATCGACAAGGCTGCCGCCCACCGCGCTCGAGCCCCACCTGCGACCTCGGCAGACGCAAGGAGGATCAGGTGAATCGAGAGTATCCGCGCACGGCGAGCACGAAGCCGGGATCGCTGAGTCGGCGCTCCTTCCTGGCCGGGTCGGCAGCGGCGGCCGGGCTGGCTGCCGGTGCGCTCGGAAGCCCAGGTGCAGCCAGCGCCGCCCCGAATTACTCGAAGGTGCCCCGCCTGCCGAATGAGCTCACCCGGATGGACACGCAGTTCACGGGCTCGGGCAACCCGTACGAAGTGATCGACGTCTCGATCTCGGGCGACCGCACCCGGCTGTTCGTGCCGCACGTCTCTCCCCCCAGCTCGACGTCATGGGTGGCTGTCCTGTGGTACTACCACGCCAACGGAAGCAGTTACACGGCCGTCAGCTCCGCATTCAAGTACGGAGCGGACCCGCTGGTCGACTATGGCGCGATCTCCGTCTGCGGTGACAACGGCGGGCCCAACGAGTTCGCCAACGCGAAAGCAGTGACGGCCCACCGTAATGCGATCGCCTATGTGACGGCGCTCTGGCGCGTCTACTACAGCTTCGGTCGATCCAACTCCGGTGGCGGCGCTCTCATGTGCTGGGCGTTCGGGACCGGCATGGTGCCTCGTCGCCACGGCATGTATCTGGCGAGCTCGGTCTACGACATGGAGAGCCTCTACGAGCAGGATCCGACGCGGGTCGGCTATCCCTACGGCTACAGCACGGCTGCGCTGCAGGCCACGAACCCGGCTCGGCTCGGACCGTCCGCTTGGACCGGCATGCGGATCCGGTCGTCGTACAGCACGGTCGATGAGCGTGTCCCTCCGCAGGACCACTGTCTGGCGCTCACGTCTCGCGCTGCGCCTGTCGCCGTCGAGGCCTCGCTGCTCCCTCACGACGGTGGCGGAACCGCCAATGGACACTGGGTGCCCGGAACGATCAACCGGGAGATGGTCTCGACGTTCCGACGCTGGGCGAATCTCTAGAAGGAATCGTGTCGGCGTCGACGCGCGTCGCTCGGCGCAAGCAAGCGGGGGTCAGGCGACGTCGAGCGATCCGGCGGGCGCCGCCGCCGACGGATGCGCGGTCACGAGGATCGGCAGGTGATCGCTGAGTCCCTGGGGGAGCGTCTTCACCTTGTCGATCGTGAAGCCGACGGATGTCGCGAAGTCATAGTGTCCGCGGAAGAACCGGTAGCGGGTGTATGTCCGCGAGTCGCTGAGACTCAGCTCGTATCCCTGCTCTCGGACCTTCTGGCCGAGGTTCTCCTTGAAGACGGGGTAGTTGTAGTCGCCGACCATGAGAATGGGAAGCCCCTCGCCGAGCTCGGCGAGCTCCTTCAGCGCGGTGCGGATCTGATGGCGACGCAGGGAGTTGAGCGCGGTCAGAGGCGCCGCGTGGAAGGACGCGACGATGAACGACCGGTTCTCGTCGATGTCATGCAGCCGCACGCCCAGCATGCGCTCCTCGGCGGGCTTCAGCACGCGATCGTGGAGCGACTTCTTGAGCGCGATCGATCGGACATCGAGCGGGCGGTACGTGTTCTCCCGGTAATACACGGCGAGCCCGAGGCGATTCCGTTGCGTCGAGTCTGCGAGATGCAGTCCGCCGATCCTCTCCGGGATATCACTCGTGTCGTACTCCTGGAGGCAGAGTATGTCGGCGGCATGGCGCTCCACGAGGTCCGCGAGCTCCCCCGCGGCACGATGCTTGCGCAGATTGTACGAGATGACGTTCACCATGGTGCTCTTCACCCTAGGACTCGTGCCTGTCCACAGTGTGGCCTCTTGACGAAGATTGCGGCCCCTCCTACCGAATCTCCAGGTGTCACCTCCGCTACTCGCGGTCGCGCCGGGCCCGGGTCTGCTCGGCCCGTGCGGCCAGGAGGGCGTCGTCGGGATAGCCGACCTCCGTCAGCGTCAGCCCCCGGGCGGCCAGCACCTTCACCTCCGGCACCCGCTCCCCGGCGTCGCGGATCGCCGCGACATCCTCGATATCCAGCCGCCCCTCGCCCACCGCGACGCACGCCCCGACCAGGGCGCGAACCATCGAGTGGCAGAACGCGTCGGCCTTGACGTTGGCGACGAGGACGCCGTCGGGCGCCCGGCGCCAGTCGAACTCGAGCAGCGTCCGGATCGTGGTGGCCTCCTCCCGGGGCTTGCAGTAGGCGGCGAAGTCGTGCAGGCCGACGAGGCTGCGGGCCGCGGCATCCATCTCGTTCCCGTCGAGATGAGCGCGCACGGTCGTCGTCCGGTGCCGCTCGAGGGGGTCGTATCCGGCCGTGCGGTCGGCGATGCGGTACTCGTAGCGGCGCCAGACGGCCGAGAAGCGCGCGTCGAAGCCCGCGGGAGCGAGCGAGGTGCGATGCACCGTGACGTCGGCGTACGCGCCGAGCACGCCGCGCAGCCGCGCAGCGAGCCTCTCTGCGGGTTCGGGAGCGGGACCGGATGCCGCGTCCCCGCGTGGTGGCCGCGCCGTGAGCCGGGCCACCTGCCCCTCGTCGAGGTCGAGGTGGGCGACCTGATCGGCCGCGTGCACGCCGGCGTCGGTGCGGCCCGCCACGACGAGCCGCGGGTCTCCCCCGAGCACGCGGGCGAGGGCG
This region includes:
- a CDS encoding polysaccharide pyruvyl transferase family protein, whose translation is MPAERDVFAVGRGQYENIGDIILRRPLLRWAREGGRLHVYVGRSPAGYDDGLGVGGADVVYRSLSKWYLALLASALRGRASTIYKPGEIQLTLIGMKEHVVMLPAAALVRLRGGTVSRIGVGARNFAPLPRAIMWPSNALASYSRWRDDRTAAYFGGEAMPDLGFAEGMPDEELREAIIEAPRARDVMVISLRDDTEVAPRPYPSKAWLDGVSDFARSEGLTLWVVTQVSVDDDRSRRLAVDLGAQLLGWDELADHGPQEARLRALYRRTRVAASDRLHVIIAAFTEGAAPVGLQLDDSDKVSRHFSTIGIEDVSINTTGMPAGDLAESLSRIAGKRREMLEKLLVARARLASVRADLSQLLTGAASVPEEAPVG
- a CDS encoding glycosyltransferase family 4 protein, with protein sequence MADLRPIVYHVGRAGDVPGGMTQVVNAYLAWRFDECDVKVIESRGNPGDHLTAAKLFARALRTVRTIARSKQPAVIVVHLSERGSFVREGWIARYAHHLGLPVIAHMHGADFAAFEAENSALVGRVLAASDRVISLSDETSAICAAHIGADRVALVPNAIPVGTPVEKERLVVFGGVVSHRKGIDVLQSAWRAAQPTEPWRLVVAGPIRDDRLVDPDLPRADFAGSLDHDSLMDLLDRAAVSVLPSRDEAMPMFILESMARRAAVISTRVGGIPDVLADDCGILIDPGDADALTAALVTMMADDDAREAIADAGFARFEARYSASSVFPRVERIWLDPLGRTGPDGSGVTGNDSKTTKQPVSTAGKGATK
- a CDS encoding UDP-glucose/GDP-mannose dehydrogenase family protein, which translates into the protein MRLSVIGCGYLGAVHAAAMASIGHEVVGIDVDERKIETLSKGLAPFFEPGLQEILEEGIASGRLSFTTDMAAAAGAKVHFVGVGTPQRKDGYAADLTYVNAAIDGLLPYLSPGDIVAGKSTVPVGTAATLAERVSPTGATLVWNPEFLREGFAVQDTVDPDRLVAGVPAGVEGETAADVLREVYHPSVAKDTPFIVTDYATAELVKVSANAFLATKISFINAMAEIAEVTGADVTQLADAIGHDARIGRRFLGAGIGFGGGCLPKDIRAFSARAEELGRGESVNFLREVDAINLRRRDRAVDLVVEALGGTVFEKKVAVLGAAFKPHSDDIRDSPALDVAVRLKGLGADVVVTDPAAIENAKRVHPQLTYDEDLDGTLRGADAVIVVTEWDDWRRNLDPKHAASLVSRAIVVDGRNCLDAASWRAAGWTYYGMGRP
- a CDS encoding acyltransferase — protein: MPSAGVTAGKFHIPSLNGMRALAITLVVWGHAELPLRLIRESTGVTIFFFLSGYLITTLLRREYDARDRVSVADFYLRRVFRIFPPLYVVLICAVVLSLANAIPNEMTPLGVFASFSFWANYYIIWEGRDGLPGGMNALWSLAVEEHFYLVFPLLYIALRRWVPTRWVQAVILGGLCVAIMVWRTYLFSSGASYDRIYLATDTRADAILWGSVFAVVLNPVYGEVQAPRRKWLLTPVLLAGAGVVYAVSRWPNEWGMTIGYTVQSVALAAVFIPVILIPGSVVGRVLNWRAVAWVGIVSYSIYLLHRPVLILTETYIGQPELVAATVGVAATVLASWAMLVYVERPFARLRQRVNRAGETENVART
- a CDS encoding endonuclease/exonuclease/phosphatase family protein, translated to MNVISYNLRKHRAAGELADLVERHAADILCLQEYDTSDIPERIGGLHLADSTQRNRLGLAVYYRENTYRPLDVRSIALKKSLHDRVLKPAEERMLGVRLHDIDENRSFIVASFHAAPLTALNSLRRHQIRTALKELAELGEGLPILMVGDYNYPVFKENLGQKVREQGYELSLSDSRTYTRYRFFRGHYDFATSVGFTIDKVKTLPQGLSDHLPILVTAHPSAAAPAGSLDVA
- the truA gene encoding tRNA pseudouridine(38-40) synthase TruA gives rise to the protein MRIRLDIAYDGTHFRGWARQPGLRSVQGTLEDALARVLGGDPRLVVAGRTDAGVHAADQVAHLDLDEGQVARLTARPPRGDAASGPAPEPAERLAARLRGVLGAYADVTVHRTSLAPAGFDARFSAVWRRYEYRIADRTAGYDPLERHRTTTVRAHLDGNEMDAAARSLVGLHDFAAYCKPREEATTIRTLLEFDWRRAPDGVLVANVKADAFCHSMVRALVGACVAVGEGRLDIEDVAAIRDAGERVPEVKVLAARGLTLTEVGYPDDALLAARAEQTRARRDRE